A single region of the Streptomyces sp. ITFR-16 genome encodes:
- a CDS encoding M48 family metalloprotease, whose product MIALLLIPLVLPWALPPLARRTVARVRPESALLTITCATAALAVGVVASLGALLLPLALAVPGVSALAEPVRPLGAGPRLPVPAVSALAAGGLALAAVRGTRKAVAEAARLRVAHSRADGLPDAGGLCVLTDPRPEAFALPGGPRREGRIVVTTGMLRALEPAEREVLLAHERAHLAGRHHFFLCAAELSGRCHPALASVAKEVSFATERAADEAAARHCGDRAIVARAVGRAALAANRARAADTPAPALGVAAGPAPLPRQGPARPGTGTPRGSRAPRHGPGLRGGGGLVAGRCRMAARRHRSRAGRAAPRVTTARDEDSLS is encoded by the coding sequence GTGATCGCCCTGCTGCTGATCCCGCTCGTCCTGCCCTGGGCCCTGCCGCCCTTGGCGCGGCGCACGGTCGCACGGGTACGGCCCGAGAGCGCACTGCTGACGATCACGTGCGCAACGGCGGCCCTTGCCGTCGGTGTCGTCGCGAGCCTGGGCGCCCTGCTGCTGCCGCTCGCCCTCGCCGTCCCAGGGGTGTCCGCCCTCGCGGAGCCGGTCCGCCCTCTCGGCGCGGGACCGCGGCTGCCCGTGCCGGCCGTGTCCGCGCTCGCCGCCGGGGGTCTGGCCCTGGCCGCCGTCCGGGGCACGCGCAAGGCGGTGGCGGAGGCGGCCCGTCTGCGCGTCGCGCACAGCCGTGCGGACGGCCTCCCCGACGCGGGAGGGCTGTGCGTCCTCACCGACCCCCGCCCCGAGGCCTTCGCACTGCCGGGCGGGCCGCGGCGGGAGGGCCGGATCGTGGTGACCACCGGCATGCTGCGCGCCCTGGAGCCGGCGGAACGCGAGGTACTGCTCGCGCACGAGCGCGCCCACCTGGCCGGAAGGCACCACTTCTTTCTGTGTGCCGCCGAACTTTCCGGGCGGTGCCATCCGGCCCTGGCGTCGGTGGCGAAAGAGGTCTCCTTCGCCACCGAACGGGCCGCCGACGAGGCCGCCGCCCGGCACTGCGGCGACCGCGCCATCGTGGCGCGGGCGGTGGGCCGCGCCGCACTGGCCGCGAACCGGGCCCGCGCGGCCGACACGCCCGCTCCGGCCCTCGGCGTCGCGGCGGGCCCCGCCCCCCTCCCGCGTCAAGGCCCTGCTCGCCCAGGCACCGGTACGCCGCGTGGTTCCCGCGCTCCTCGCCATGGCCCTGGTCTGCGCGGCGGCGGGGGGCTCGTCGCCGGCCGGTGCCGTATGGCTGCACGGCGGCATCGAAGCCGCGCAGGGCGAGCAGCCCCGCGAGTGACCACCGCACGGGATGAGGACAGCCTTTCCTGA
- a CDS encoding NAD(P)H-quinone oxidoreductase, with the protein MKAITIREPGGPEVLEWSQVEDPEPAAGEVVVDVVAGAVNRADVMQRMGLYPLAPGTSPYPGLEVSGRIGALGQGVTGWRVGDEVCALLTGGGYAQKVAVPAAQLLPVPRGVSLVEAAGLPEVTATVWSNLVTTAGLREGETLLVHGGLGGVGSMAIQVAKALGARVVTTVGGPEKVARARALGADTAVDHRTEDFTEHGPFDVILDVIGGDYLERNIRSLAVDGRLVVIGLQNGLDGRINLADLVFKRLSVYGTTLRTRSEEQKAAVVTEVRDNIWPMVENGSVRLLVEDRLPLREAAEAHRRMEAGGHTGKILLVGE; encoded by the coding sequence ATGAAGGCGATAACGATCAGGGAACCCGGTGGCCCCGAGGTATTGGAGTGGAGCCAGGTCGAGGACCCGGAGCCCGCCGCCGGGGAGGTGGTCGTCGACGTGGTGGCCGGCGCCGTGAACCGTGCGGACGTGATGCAGCGGATGGGGCTCTACCCGCTGGCGCCGGGTACCTCGCCCTACCCGGGGCTCGAAGTCTCCGGCCGCATCGGCGCCCTGGGCCAGGGGGTCACCGGATGGCGCGTGGGCGACGAGGTCTGCGCCCTGCTGACCGGAGGCGGCTACGCGCAGAAGGTCGCCGTCCCCGCCGCGCAGTTGCTGCCCGTCCCCCGGGGGGTCTCCCTGGTCGAGGCGGCGGGCCTGCCGGAAGTGACCGCCACGGTCTGGTCCAACCTCGTCACGACCGCCGGTCTCCGGGAGGGCGAGACTCTTCTCGTGCACGGCGGACTGGGGGGTGTGGGCTCCATGGCCATCCAGGTGGCCAAGGCGCTCGGGGCCCGTGTCGTCACCACGGTGGGCGGGCCGGAGAAGGTCGCACGGGCGCGCGCACTGGGCGCCGACACGGCCGTCGACCACCGGACCGAGGACTTCACCGAGCACGGCCCCTTCGACGTGATCCTCGACGTCATCGGCGGCGACTACCTCGAACGCAACATCCGCTCCCTGGCCGTCGACGGGCGCCTGGTCGTCATCGGCCTGCAGAACGGCCTGGACGGCAGGATCAACCTCGCCGACCTGGTCTTCAAGCGCCTCTCCGTGTACGGCACCACCCTGCGCACCCGGTCCGAGGAGCAGAAGGCCGCCGTCGTCACCGAAGTCCGGGACAACATCTGGCCGATGGTCGAGAACGGGTCCGTCCGCCTCCTCGTCGAGGACCGGCTGCCCCTGCGCGAGGCCGCCGAGGCGCACCGGCGGATGGAGGCCGGCGGCCACACCGGCAAGATCCTGCTGGTCGGCGAGTAG
- a CDS encoding alpha/beta hydrolase, which translates to MTDLPPPITPYLEPAAKELCEATDPHPRIYEVPPEKGRDILLGLQSDASVPRPEVDEEWVDVDAGEWGTVRTRIIRPKGVTGPLPVVFYIHGAGWVFGDEKTHDRLFRELTVGAGAAGVFPVYDRAPEAKYPTQVEQNYAVGQWVARHGAEHGLDTSRIAVTGESVGGCMSAVFALMNKERGGIDLKAQVLLYPVADAGFDTPSYLQFAEGYYLTRDAMKWFWDAYTTDPAQRAEHHASPLRATLDQLKGLPTTLVITDEADVLRDEGESYANKLREAGVDVTSVRVAGMVHDFLLLDSLRDTRAADVARKLAVDALRTALHDD; encoded by the coding sequence ATGACCGACCTTCCCCCTCCGATCACCCCCTACCTCGAACCCGCCGCGAAGGAGCTGTGCGAGGCCACGGATCCGCACCCCCGGATCTACGAGGTCCCCCCGGAGAAGGGCCGCGACATCCTGCTCGGCCTGCAGAGCGACGCGAGCGTGCCCCGCCCCGAGGTCGACGAGGAGTGGGTCGACGTGGACGCGGGCGAGTGGGGCACGGTCCGCACCCGCATCATCCGGCCCAAGGGGGTCACCGGCCCGCTGCCGGTGGTGTTCTACATCCACGGCGCCGGCTGGGTCTTCGGCGACGAGAAGACCCACGACCGGCTCTTCCGCGAACTCACGGTCGGCGCCGGGGCCGCGGGCGTCTTCCCCGTCTACGACCGCGCACCCGAGGCGAAGTACCCCACCCAGGTCGAACAGAACTACGCAGTGGGCCAGTGGGTCGCGCGGCACGGCGCCGAACACGGCCTGGACACCTCGCGCATCGCCGTCACCGGCGAGTCGGTCGGCGGCTGCATGTCCGCCGTCTTCGCGCTCATGAACAAGGAGCGCGGCGGCATCGACCTCAAGGCACAGGTCCTGCTCTACCCGGTGGCCGACGCCGGCTTCGACACCCCGTCCTACCTCCAGTTCGCCGAGGGCTACTACCTCACCCGCGACGCCATGAAGTGGTTCTGGGACGCCTACACCACCGACCCCGCCCAGCGCGCCGAACACCACGCCTCCCCGCTCCGGGCCACCCTGGACCAGCTCAAGGGCCTGCCCACCACCCTGGTCATCACCGACGAGGCCGACGTCCTGCGCGACGAGGGCGAGAGTTACGCCAACAAGCTGCGCGAGGCCGGCGTGGACGTGACCTCCGTACGCGTCGCGGGCATGGTCCACGACTTCCTCCTCCTGGACAGCCTCCGCGACACCCGCGCCGCCGACGTCGCCCGCAAACTCGCCGTCGACGCCCTGCGCACGGCCCTGCACGACGACTGA
- a CDS encoding BlaI/MecI/CopY family transcriptional regulator, whose protein sequence is MTDTVGERRPSGELEASVLAALCTADRPQSAAEVRAEIPHQLARTTVATLLARLHEKGVVERTPGRRGFLYSAVEDTHGLTARRMHRVLDQDGDRGSVLARFVEGLSTSDEAELKRLLEGNTP, encoded by the coding sequence ATGACCGACACGGTGGGCGAGCGCAGACCCTCGGGCGAGTTGGAGGCGAGCGTGCTGGCGGCGCTGTGCACGGCGGACCGGCCGCAGTCGGCGGCGGAGGTGAGGGCGGAGATACCGCACCAGCTGGCCCGCACCACAGTGGCGACACTCCTCGCCCGCCTGCACGAGAAGGGGGTGGTCGAACGCACCCCGGGGCGGCGCGGCTTTCTGTACTCCGCCGTCGAGGACACCCACGGCCTGACCGCACGGCGCATGCACCGGGTGCTGGACCAGGACGGCGACCGCGGCTCGGTGCTGGCCAGGTTCGTCGAGGGACTCAGCACTTCCGACGAGGCGGAGCTCAAGCGGCTGCTGGAGGGGAACACCCCGTGA
- a CDS encoding DedA family protein yields MTPAHQAVPPLPLAVNLLDAQSLLTAFGTLGIAVVLFAETGLLIGFFLPGDSLLFTAGLLCAGGPATTPGHLALGWVLLASAAGALAGAQTGYLLGRRAGPALLSRTRSRRIGEGAARAADILDRYGHAKAIVLARFLPVVRTVLNPLAGALAVPARTFALWQAVGGLVWTVGLVLAGYALGASVPDVDRYLLPIVAVIVVVSLVPVGLELARSRRRHRTGEGA; encoded by the coding sequence ATGACACCCGCGCACCAAGCCGTACCCCCGCTCCCGCTCGCCGTGAACCTCCTCGACGCGCAGTCGCTGCTCACCGCCTTCGGGACGCTCGGCATCGCCGTCGTCCTGTTCGCCGAGACCGGCCTGCTGATCGGGTTCTTCCTCCCCGGCGACTCGCTCCTGTTCACCGCCGGACTGCTCTGCGCCGGAGGACCGGCCACCACGCCGGGGCATCTCGCGCTCGGGTGGGTGCTCCTCGCCTCCGCCGCGGGCGCCCTGGCCGGGGCCCAGACCGGCTATCTGCTGGGCCGCCGCGCGGGACCGGCACTGCTGAGCCGCACACGCTCCCGCAGGATCGGTGAAGGCGCGGCCAGAGCCGCGGACATCCTCGATCGGTACGGACACGCAAAGGCGATCGTGCTGGCCCGCTTCCTGCCGGTCGTGCGGACCGTTCTGAACCCCTTGGCCGGCGCGCTGGCCGTTCCGGCGCGTACTTTCGCCCTCTGGCAGGCCGTCGGCGGGCTGGTGTGGACCGTGGGCCTGGTACTGGCCGGATACGCCCTGGGCGCCTCCGTCCCCGATGTGGACCGCTACCTGCTGCCGATCGTCGCCGTCATCGTCGTCGTCTCCCTCGTCCCCGTCGGACTCGAACTCGCGCGCTCCCGCCGCAGGCACCGTACGGGGGAGGGCGCCTGA
- the efeU gene encoding iron uptake transporter permease EfeU yields MFGNYLIGLREGLEASLVVCILIAYLVKTGNQRRLPPLWLGVGTAVVLSLAFGALLQFGSSALTFQAQEALGGTLSILSVGLVTWMVFWMRRTARHLRSELQGRLDAALALGTGALVITSFFAVGREGLETSLFIWTAVQASGDGVRPLVGAVLGLATSVVLGWLFYRGALRINLSRFFRWTGAMLVVVAAGVLAYGIHDLQEADLLPGLRLLAFDISGAVPPDSWYGTLLKGILNFQPDPTVFQVVVWLLYLIPVMALFLSPERPRPAPLSGKPAGSLTAE; encoded by the coding sequence GTGTTCGGCAACTACCTGATAGGACTGCGCGAAGGCCTGGAGGCGAGCCTCGTCGTCTGCATCCTCATCGCCTACCTCGTCAAGACCGGCAACCAGCGTCGGCTGCCGCCCCTCTGGCTGGGCGTCGGCACAGCCGTCGTCCTCTCGCTCGCCTTCGGCGCGCTGCTGCAGTTCGGCTCCTCCGCCCTCACCTTCCAGGCCCAGGAGGCTCTCGGCGGCACCCTGTCCATCCTCTCGGTCGGCCTGGTCACCTGGATGGTGTTCTGGATGCGGCGCACGGCCCGCCACCTCAGGAGCGAGCTGCAGGGCAGGCTGGACGCCGCCCTCGCCCTGGGCACCGGCGCACTGGTGATCACCTCGTTCTTCGCCGTGGGCCGCGAGGGGCTGGAGACCTCCCTGTTCATCTGGACCGCCGTCCAGGCCAGCGGCGACGGCGTCCGTCCGCTCGTGGGGGCCGTACTCGGTCTCGCGACCTCCGTGGTTCTGGGCTGGCTGTTCTACAGGGGAGCCCTGCGCATCAACCTGAGCAGGTTCTTCCGCTGGACCGGTGCCATGCTCGTGGTCGTCGCCGCGGGCGTGCTCGCCTACGGGATCCACGACCTCCAGGAGGCCGACCTCCTGCCCGGCCTGCGCCTCCTCGCCTTCGACATCAGTGGCGCCGTCCCGCCCGACTCCTGGTACGGCACCCTGCTGAAGGGCATCCTCAATTTCCAGCCCGACCCGACCGTCTTCCAGGTCGTCGTCTGGCTGCTCTACCTGATCCCTGTGATGGCGCTCTTCCTCTCCCCCGAGCGCCCTCGCCCGGCCCCCCTGTCCGGGAAACCGGCCGGCAGCCTGACCGCCGAGTGA
- the gndA gene encoding NADP-dependent phosphogluconate dehydrogenase codes for MSGTAQIGVTGLAVMGRNLARNFARNGFTVAVHNRTAARTDALVEEFGDEGTFVPARTPQEFVQSLERPRRLVIMVKAGEPTDAVIQEFAPLLDEGDVVIDGGNAHFEDTRRREKELRERGIHFVGAGISGGEEGALNGPSIMPGGSDESYESLGPMLEKIAAKADDGSPCTTHVGPDGAGHFVKMVHNGIEYADMQLIAEAYDLLRSVAGYSPAQIADIFRTWNTGRLDSYLIEITAEVLSHVDAATGKPFVDVVLDQAEQKGTGRWTVQIALDLGVPVSGIAEAVFARSVSGHAALRNASRHLAGPTPRKLDADEAAAFADRVEQALYASKIVAYTQGFHEIAAGSEKYDWDIDLGRIASIWRGGCIIRAAFLDRITSAYEAQPGMPSLLSDKSFAKEIAAAQDDWRTVVATAVTQGVPTPAFAATLAYYDSLRAERLPAALTQGQRDYFGAHTYHRVDREGTFHTLWGGDRAEVES; via the coding sequence ATGAGCGGAACCGCGCAGATCGGCGTCACCGGACTCGCGGTGATGGGCCGCAACCTGGCCCGTAACTTCGCACGCAACGGCTTCACGGTCGCCGTGCACAACCGCACGGCGGCCAGGACGGACGCACTGGTCGAGGAGTTCGGTGACGAGGGCACCTTCGTGCCCGCCCGCACCCCGCAGGAGTTCGTCCAGTCGCTGGAACGGCCGCGCCGCCTGGTGATCATGGTGAAGGCGGGCGAGCCCACGGACGCGGTCATCCAGGAGTTCGCCCCGCTGCTCGACGAGGGCGATGTCGTCATCGACGGCGGCAACGCCCACTTCGAGGACACCCGGCGCCGGGAGAAGGAGCTGCGCGAGCGCGGTATCCACTTCGTCGGCGCGGGCATCTCCGGCGGCGAGGAGGGCGCGCTGAACGGCCCGAGCATCATGCCCGGCGGTTCCGACGAGTCGTACGAGTCCCTGGGCCCGATGCTGGAGAAGATCGCGGCGAAGGCCGACGACGGCTCGCCCTGCACCACGCACGTCGGCCCGGACGGCGCGGGCCACTTCGTCAAGATGGTCCACAACGGCATCGAGTACGCGGACATGCAGCTGATCGCGGAGGCGTACGACCTGCTGCGCTCGGTGGCCGGCTACTCCCCCGCGCAGATCGCGGACATCTTCCGCACCTGGAACACCGGGCGCCTGGACTCCTACCTCATCGAGATCACCGCGGAAGTGCTCTCGCACGTCGACGCGGCGACCGGCAAGCCCTTCGTCGACGTCGTGCTCGACCAGGCGGAGCAGAAGGGCACCGGCCGCTGGACCGTGCAGATCGCCCTGGACCTGGGCGTCCCCGTCTCCGGCATCGCCGAGGCCGTCTTCGCCCGCTCAGTCTCCGGCCACGCGGCGCTGCGGAACGCCTCGCGCCACCTCGCCGGGCCCACCCCCCGCAAGCTCGACGCGGACGAGGCGGCGGCCTTCGCCGACCGGGTGGAGCAGGCGCTGTACGCCTCGAAGATCGTCGCCTACACCCAGGGCTTCCACGAGATCGCGGCCGGCAGCGAGAAGTACGACTGGGACATCGACCTCGGCCGGATCGCCTCGATCTGGCGCGGCGGCTGCATCATCCGGGCCGCGTTCCTGGACCGGATCACCAGCGCCTACGAGGCGCAGCCCGGAATGCCGAGCCTCCTCTCCGACAAGAGCTTCGCCAAGGAGATCGCCGCCGCCCAGGACGACTGGCGCACCGTGGTCGCCACCGCCGTCACCCAGGGCGTCCCCACCCCCGCCTTCGCCGCCACCCTCGCCTACTACGACTCCCTCCGCGCCGAGCGCCTCCCCGCCGCGCTCACCCAGGGCCAGCGGGACTACTTCGGCGCGCACACGTACCACCGCGTCGACCGCGAGGGCACGTTCCACACGCTTTGGGGCGGTGACAGGGCCGAGGTCGAGAGCTGA
- a CDS encoding BlaI/MecI/CopY family transcriptional regulator, with the protein MAEVLAVLWEAGEPMTAQQVNAALDKGLARTTMATILARLYEKGTLRRVPAVRGFAYEPVEDAAGLVAGRMHRELASEPHRDLVLKRFVSSLSEDDEETLRRLLLDAEEESG; encoded by the coding sequence GTGGCAGAGGTGCTGGCGGTGCTGTGGGAGGCCGGTGAGCCGATGACCGCGCAGCAGGTCAACGCCGCTCTGGACAAGGGGCTGGCCAGGACGACGATGGCCACCATCCTGGCCCGTCTGTACGAGAAGGGCACCCTGCGCCGGGTCCCTGCCGTGCGCGGCTTCGCCTACGAGCCCGTCGAGGACGCGGCAGGACTCGTCGCGGGACGCATGCATCGCGAGCTGGCGAGCGAGCCGCACCGTGACCTGGTGCTGAAACGGTTCGTGTCCTCGCTGTCCGAGGACGACGAGGAGACACTGCGCCGCCTGCTGCTCGATGCCGAGGAAGAATCCGGGTGA
- a CDS encoding cytochrome P450, with protein sequence MTDPTQAPASPQNPCPADADMRSTCPVRRMPAASGGRPGYLVTGYAEAREALVDARLSKDTAAFFAGRESRRRLHPAVAHTMLASDPPRHTRLRKLVTGAFTTGAVEELRPFIARVTGELLDRWPAGERFDFVAGLAVPLPVVVICELLGVPEADRADVRRWSAELFAAGRPDVIDAASHAMADYMTGLVAAKRRHPGASLLDRLVAARDGDDRLSEEELVSLAVLLLVAGHETTTNALGNALLALLRHPAELARLRANPQDVPAALDELLRHDSPVSTATFRFATETMTLGGTEIPAGVPVLVALGEANRDPARFPAPDRLDLDRDAGAHLAFGHGIHRCVGAPLARAEAKIALRAVLTRFPDIRLAQPPGELAWRRTRLIRGLESLPVLA encoded by the coding sequence ATGACCGATCCGACTCAGGCCCCCGCCTCCCCCCAGAACCCCTGTCCGGCGGACGCGGACATGCGCTCCACCTGCCCGGTGCGGCGCATGCCGGCAGCCTCCGGCGGACGTCCCGGCTACCTGGTCACCGGCTACGCGGAGGCCAGGGAAGCGCTCGTCGACGCCCGTCTCTCGAAGGACACCGCCGCCTTCTTCGCGGGCAGGGAGTCACGGCGCCGTCTGCACCCCGCGGTCGCCCACACGATGCTGGCCAGTGACCCGCCCCGGCACACCCGGCTGCGCAAGCTGGTGACCGGGGCGTTCACGACGGGGGCCGTCGAGGAACTGCGTCCGTTCATCGCCCGCGTCACCGGCGAACTGCTGGACCGGTGGCCCGCCGGTGAACGGTTCGACTTCGTGGCGGGACTGGCGGTGCCGCTGCCCGTCGTCGTGATCTGCGAACTGCTCGGGGTTCCCGAGGCCGACCGCGCCGATGTCCGGCGCTGGTCGGCAGAGCTTTTCGCCGCCGGGCGACCGGACGTCATCGACGCGGCCTCGCACGCGATGGCCGACTACATGACCGGCCTCGTCGCCGCCAAGCGCCGGCACCCCGGCGCCTCGCTCCTCGACCGGCTGGTCGCGGCCCGCGACGGCGACGACCGCCTGAGCGAGGAGGAGCTGGTCTCCCTGGCCGTGCTGCTGCTCGTGGCCGGCCACGAGACGACGACCAACGCCCTCGGCAACGCGCTGCTGGCGCTGCTCCGGCACCCGGCGGAGCTGGCCCGCCTCCGCGCGAACCCGCAGGACGTCCCCGCCGCGCTGGACGAACTGCTCCGCCACGACTCCCCCGTGAGTACGGCCACCTTCCGGTTCGCCACGGAAACCATGACGCTCGGCGGCACCGAGATCCCGGCAGGTGTCCCGGTGCTGGTCGCGCTCGGGGAGGCCAACCGGGACCCGGCGCGGTTCCCCGCACCGGACCGGCTCGACCTGGACCGCGACGCGGGCGCACACCTCGCCTTCGGCCACGGCATCCACCGCTGCGTCGGCGCTCCCCTGGCCAGGGCGGAGGCGAAGATCGCCCTGCGGGCCGTACTCACCAGGTTCCCGGACATCCGGCTCGCCCAGCCGCCCGGCGAACTGGCCTGGCGACGGACCCGGCTGATCCGCGGGCTGGAATCGCTGCCCGTGCTGGCGTAG
- a CDS encoding phosphatase PAP2 family protein: MYSTTAALVMRADGSAIDGGAYLDVAGTARHAPSWLDGLISGYSTYGLALFAVLMVTGWWQARRDRDAPQALKALAVPALTVIAFAVSTVLKQAVHEMRPCRTLHVATLEACPAPGDWSFPSNHATLAAASAVALWFVSARLGRIAAVGALAMAASRVWVGAHYPHDIIAGLAVGAGVAFTLALLLHHYSDAAAGRLGRGRLRPLIVP; encoded by the coding sequence ATGTACTCCACGACTGCCGCGCTCGTCATGCGGGCCGACGGATCGGCGATCGACGGGGGCGCCTACCTGGACGTGGCCGGCACCGCCCGCCACGCCCCCTCCTGGCTGGACGGCCTGATCTCCGGCTACTCCACCTACGGACTCGCGCTGTTCGCCGTGCTGATGGTGACCGGATGGTGGCAGGCCCGCCGCGACAGGGACGCCCCGCAGGCGCTCAAGGCACTCGCCGTTCCCGCGCTCACCGTGATCGCGTTCGCCGTCAGTACGGTGCTGAAGCAGGCGGTACACGAAATGAGGCCGTGCCGGACGCTGCACGTGGCCACGCTGGAGGCGTGTCCGGCGCCCGGCGACTGGTCCTTCCCCAGCAACCACGCCACCCTCGCCGCCGCTTCCGCCGTCGCCCTGTGGTTCGTCTCGGCGCGCCTCGGCCGGATCGCCGCCGTCGGTGCCCTGGCGATGGCGGCCTCCCGCGTGTGGGTGGGGGCGCACTACCCGCACGACATCATCGCCGGACTCGCCGTCGGCGCCGGCGTCGCGTTCACCCTGGCACTGCTGCTGCACCACTACTCCGACGCCGCAGCCGGACGGCTCGGCCGGGGACGCCTGCGCCCGCTGATCGTTCCGTGA
- a CDS encoding dihydrofolate reductase family protein — MTATYTFDVFSTLDGYGRPGTPDWGGYWGKQGPELLDHRLSLYEAEQRMVFGAHTFRAFAQVLTPAFAESGRDAWVTRMMNLPATVLSATLEGPLDWPDATLVSDDAVDAVARLKKESEVPLRSHGSIALNRALMAAGLVDRVQLTIFPVITGRTGDHPVFHDAADFDLELLDSRTFDGSIQELTYRPTLHT, encoded by the coding sequence GTGACCGCCACCTACACCTTCGACGTCTTCTCCACCCTCGACGGCTACGGCCGTCCCGGTACTCCGGACTGGGGCGGCTACTGGGGCAAGCAGGGCCCCGAGCTGCTCGACCACCGTCTCTCGCTGTACGAGGCCGAGCAGCGGATGGTCTTCGGGGCCCACACGTTCCGGGCGTTCGCGCAGGTGCTGACGCCCGCCTTCGCGGAGTCGGGGCGTGACGCCTGGGTCACCCGGATGATGAACCTGCCCGCGACGGTGCTGTCGGCCACCCTGGAGGGACCGCTCGACTGGCCGGACGCGACCCTCGTGAGCGACGACGCCGTGGACGCCGTCGCCCGGCTGAAGAAGGAGTCCGAGGTGCCGCTGCGCTCGCACGGCAGCATCGCGCTGAACCGGGCGCTCATGGCCGCCGGACTCGTCGACCGCGTCCAGCTGACCATCTTCCCCGTGATCACCGGGCGGACCGGTGATCACCCGGTCTTCCACGACGCGGCCGACTTCGACCTCGAACTGCTCGACAGCCGGACGTTCGACGGCAGCATCCAGGAGCTCACCTACCGGCCCACCCTGCACACCTGA
- a CDS encoding M56 family metallopeptidase, whose product MTYVLVLAVLALAFPWAAAPAARRLAGVLPPREASWALTGAAVLLAGGTVAALIGLFHVPFLASLERVPLPRVLEVWPAAVPFACAAGAVLLAQLVLLIRRRLQHWSLIRRAWLAAAGGTGEGDLLVVPGAGVDAFALPGHRGRLGRVVVTSGMVRALKAREREVLLAHERAHLAGRHHLLSAVADLASVIHPALRGVRESLAFHLERWADEAAATAVGDRRVAAAALARAALAGSSHGRPGPSGYPLLSATSGPVPRRVEALLLPEPVAPRGRARRAGAAALAGAVALAALTALGLAYGVHEYVEYAAVAVRAG is encoded by the coding sequence GTGACGTACGTACTGGTCCTGGCCGTGCTGGCGCTCGCGTTCCCCTGGGCCGCCGCCCCGGCCGCCCGGCGTCTGGCCGGGGTGCTGCCGCCGCGTGAGGCCTCCTGGGCGCTGACGGGTGCGGCGGTCCTTCTGGCGGGTGGGACGGTGGCGGCGCTGATCGGACTGTTCCACGTACCGTTCCTCGCCTCGCTGGAGCGGGTGCCCCTGCCGCGCGTGCTGGAGGTGTGGCCGGCCGCGGTGCCGTTCGCCTGCGCTGCCGGAGCCGTCCTGCTCGCCCAGCTCGTGCTGCTGATCCGCCGCCGGCTCCAGCACTGGTCGCTGATCCGGCGGGCCTGGCTGGCGGCTGCCGGAGGGACGGGCGAGGGAGATCTCCTCGTGGTGCCCGGAGCCGGGGTGGACGCGTTCGCGCTGCCTGGCCACCGGGGACGCCTCGGCCGGGTCGTGGTGACCTCCGGCATGGTGCGGGCGCTGAAGGCGCGGGAGCGCGAGGTGCTTCTGGCCCATGAACGGGCGCATCTGGCCGGGCGCCACCACCTGCTCTCGGCGGTGGCCGACCTCGCCTCCGTGATCCACCCCGCACTGCGGGGCGTACGCGAGTCACTGGCGTTCCACCTGGAGCGGTGGGCGGACGAGGCGGCCGCCACAGCCGTGGGCGACCGCCGGGTCGCGGCCGCGGCCCTCGCCCGGGCGGCCCTGGCCGGTTCGTCCCACGGGCGGCCGGGACCGAGTGGCTACCCCCTGCTGTCGGCGACGAGCGGTCCCGTACCCCGGCGGGTCGAGGCCCTGCTCCTCCCCGAGCCGGTGGCACCGCGCGGACGGGCCCGGCGCGCCGGGGCCGCCGCCCTGGCGGGCGCCGTCGCCCTCGCGGCACTGACCGCGCTCGGGCTCGCCTACGGAGTGCACGAGTACGTGGAGTACGCGGCTGTCGCCGTGCGTGCCGGCTGA